The following are from one region of the Flavobacteriaceae bacterium UJ101 genome:
- a CDS encoding P-hydroxybenzoic acid efflux pump subunit AaeA (Forms an efflux pump with AaeB; Belongs to the membrane fusion protein (MFP) (TC 8.A.1) family.) has protein sequence MEGENSLKRGRSVKILSLLIVLLTILIFIWYVFSDRRTPNTDQARVKGLVLPIAPMVSGYVTKVNVTLHSEVNKGDTLFIIDQKNYKLAVDAAEVNLEKILLSLKAGSSSIKAATARVSKTKVQLHNATRNWERTKRVIRENKGALSEADRDRSETAYLEAIEHVASAEANLQKEKDALGPTDSNNPNLKAGINQLEQARLNLAYTVVTAPSNGIIESFDIEEGYFAGAGRPLVSLVSNKDIWIQANLKENNLSNIKRGDEVDIIFDIQPGDVFKGKITSIAYGVSTDRTNKGNLPKVTTSQGWLRDPQRFPVIIEVEDIEIKKKLRQGSQAEVVVYTGDNPLLNFLAKTRIEILSELSYVR, from the coding sequence ATGGAAGGGGAAAATTCATTAAAAAGAGGGAGAAGTGTAAAAATACTAAGTCTGTTAATTGTTCTTTTGACAATTCTGATATTTATTTGGTATGTTTTTTCAGATAGAAGAACGCCGAATACAGATCAAGCCAGAGTAAAAGGTTTAGTGCTTCCTATAGCACCTATGGTAAGTGGTTATGTTACAAAAGTTAATGTGACTTTACATTCTGAAGTTAATAAAGGAGATACACTTTTTATAATTGATCAAAAGAATTATAAGTTAGCCGTTGATGCAGCAGAAGTTAATTTAGAAAAAATACTATTATCGCTTAAAGCAGGATCTTCTTCTATTAAAGCTGCTACTGCACGAGTAAGTAAAACAAAAGTGCAATTACATAATGCAACTAGAAATTGGGAACGAACAAAAAGAGTAATAAGAGAAAATAAAGGAGCATTGTCAGAAGCCGACCGAGATCGATCAGAAACAGCCTATTTAGAAGCTATAGAGCATGTAGCTTCTGCAGAAGCTAATCTTCAAAAAGAAAAAGATGCTTTAGGACCTACAGATTCAAATAATCCAAATTTAAAAGCTGGAATTAATCAATTAGAACAAGCTCGGTTAAATTTAGCCTATACAGTAGTTACAGCACCTTCCAACGGTATTATTGAAAGTTTTGATATAGAGGAAGGCTATTTTGCTGGAGCTGGAAGACCACTTGTTTCATTAGTTTCAAATAAAGATATATGGATTCAGGCAAATCTTAAAGAGAATAATTTATCCAATATAAAACGTGGAGATGAAGTAGATATCATATTTGATATTCAACCTGGAGATGTTTTCAAAGGAAAAATAACCAGTATAGCTTATGGAGTAAGTACTGATAGAACCAATAAAGGAAATCTACCAAAGGTAACAACTTCTCAAGGGTGGTTACGAGACCCGCAACGCTTTCCTGTGATTATAGAAGTAGAAGATATTGAAATCAAGAAAAAATTAAGACAAGGAAGCCAAGCTGAAGTAGTGGTGTATACAGGAGATAATCCACTGCTAAACTTTTTAGCAAAAACAAGAATAGAAATCCTATCAGAATTATCCTATGTTAGATAA